A single Malaclemys terrapin pileata isolate rMalTer1 chromosome 3, rMalTer1.hap1, whole genome shotgun sequence DNA region contains:
- the LOC128834049 gene encoding protein CLN8-like, translating into MNLANDGAMSRAIFDWDYVLWEVRLTLLAAGFFIYLGVFLLAHWLSSWISATYRALSAKEKVFWNMTITRGVFGVQSCIAGLWAMLIDPVFQADKVYSQQKWSWFNCLIASGFFLLENVAVHLSNIIFKTFDVFLVVHHLLALGGFLGLITNIKSGHYLPLIGLLLEMSTPSTCFSWVLLKIGWSNTLFWKANQWVMIHLFHCRMIITYHMWWVCISNWNDVVENMGLPYFTVFFMGLCSLTIILNPYWTYKKTKQLLTPVDWNFSNTAMKNGSFGKLNGETGQKKRL; encoded by the exons ATGAATCTTGCCAATGATGGTGCAATGTCCAGAGCCATATTTGACTGGGACTATGTTCTGTGGGAAGTTCGTTTGACATTACTAGCAGCTGGTTTTTTCATCTACCTGGGAGTATTTCTTCTAGCTCACTGGCTGTCCTCATGGATCAGTGCTACTTATCGTGCTTTGTCAGCAAAGGAGAAGGTCTTCTGGAATATGACTATCACACGTGGCGTGTTTGGAGTTCAGAGTTGCATAGCTGGGTTGTGGGCCATGCTCATAGATCCAGTTTTTCAAGCTGACAAAGTGTATTCACAGCAAAAGTGGAGCTGGTTTAATTGCTTAATAGCCTCTGGCTTCTTTTTGCTTGAAAATGTAGCTGTTCATCTGTCTAATATTATTTTCAAGACGTTTGATGTATTCTTGGTAGTTCATCATTTACTTGCCCTTGGTGGCTTTCTTGGGCTGATAACAAACATAAAATCTGGACACTATCTACCCCTGATTGGACTGCTACTTGAGATGAGCACTCCTTCAACCTGCTTCTCCTGGGTACTTTTAAAG ATTGGCTGGTCTAATACCCTTTTTTGGAAGGCAAACCAGTGGGTAATGATCCACCTGTTTCACTGTCGCATGATCATTACTTATCACATGTGGTGGGTGTGCATTTCCAATTGGAATGATGTGGTGGAAAATATGGGACTTCCATATTTTACTGTCTTTTTCATGGGATTATGTTCACTTACAATAATACTTAACCCATACTGGACATACAAGAAGACCAAGCAGCTCCTCACTCCAGTTGACTGGAACTTTTCAAATACAGCAATGAAAAATGGATCTTTTGGAAAATTAAACGGTGAAACAGGCCAAAAGAAGAGGCTATAA